The proteins below are encoded in one region of Fibrella aestuarina BUZ 2:
- a CDS encoding HPF/RaiA family ribosome-associated protein produces the protein MRVQTHAVHFTADQTLLDFIQKKLNKLDTFHDRIVSAEVFLKLDGAESAKVKDKIVEVRLNIPGKELFVVERNKSFEAAVDQLVDVMKDKLVRCKQKRTDFSSPAITSARYQLEENAVEQEQDEF, from the coding sequence ATGAGAGTACAAACTCACGCCGTGCACTTCACGGCCGATCAGACACTTCTGGATTTCATTCAGAAGAAACTCAACAAGCTCGACACCTTCCACGACCGCATCGTAAGTGCGGAGGTTTTCTTAAAACTGGATGGGGCCGAATCGGCCAAAGTAAAAGACAAAATCGTTGAGGTGCGGCTCAACATTCCTGGAAAAGAACTCTTTGTCGTTGAACGCAATAAATCCTTTGAAGCCGCTGTGGATCAGTTGGTCGATGTGATGAAGGACAAACTGGTGCGCTGCAAACAGAAACGCACCGACTTCTCAAGCCCGGCGATTACCAGCGCTCGTTATCAGCTCGAAGAAAACGCCGTTGAGCAAGAGCAGGACGAGTTTTAA
- a CDS encoding OsmC family protein, which translates to MTATPATTPESPVYSTMTVDLQRVDDAFHFEAKGVAGVTLDIDGSTDIGGHNAGARPMEMLLMGLAGCSAIDVIVILNKQKQVIDDFGIRVQGQREQGATPAPFKSIHIEYHLKGDLDEAKVRRAIDLSMDKYCSATAQLRPTADITWSLVLNQ; encoded by the coding sequence ATGACCGCAACCCCCGCCACTACGCCCGAATCACCGGTTTACTCGACGATGACCGTCGACCTGCAGCGCGTTGATGATGCCTTTCATTTTGAAGCAAAAGGCGTTGCCGGGGTAACACTCGACATCGACGGCTCCACCGACATTGGGGGGCACAATGCCGGGGCTCGGCCCATGGAAATGCTGCTGATGGGCCTGGCGGGTTGCAGCGCTATTGACGTGATCGTGATCCTGAACAAACAAAAGCAGGTTATCGACGACTTCGGCATTCGGGTACAGGGACAGCGGGAGCAGGGCGCTACGCCAGCCCCCTTCAAAAGCATTCACATCGAGTATCACCTCAAAGGCGACCTCGACGAGGCCAAAGTACGGCGTGCGATCGACTTATCGATGGATAAATACTGTTCGGCAACGGCTCAGCTTCGGCCCACCGCCGACATTACCTGGTCGCTTGTGCTGAACCAGTAG
- a CDS encoding CsbD family protein has protein sequence MNETTLKGAWNEMKGKIKQAYADLTDDDLTYADGKEDEMWGRIQQKTGKTKDEINKSIADL, from the coding sequence ATGAACGAGACAACATTGAAAGGCGCCTGGAACGAAATGAAAGGGAAAATCAAGCAGGCTTATGCCGACTTGACAGATGATGATCTGACATACGCCGACGGAAAAGAAGACGAAATGTGGGGCCGGATTCAGCAGAAGACGGGCAAAACAAAAGACGAAATCAACAAGTCTATAGCTGACCTGTAA
- a CDS encoding DEAD/DEAH box helicase translates to MNDDQRTPRGAAQRSAAQQGAAQPAVAQVLTALGIDALNPMQLAAEAAIKPGTDTYLIAPTGSGKTLGYLLPVLALLRADRPGVQCLVLVPSRELAMQIEQVWRKMATGFKVNVCYGGHSAETEVRNLSNPPALLIGTPGRIADHLTRRSFDPTSIDTLVLDEFDKSLTLGFHDEMAYIIDLLPNLQTRVLVSATASVRVPDFVNLHKPTRLTFGTEESNPVSLTLKAVPTAGPDDREALFKLLCTFGDDAALVFCNLRETVEQLTDYLNRNGLYAAAYHGALEQDARERALIRFRNGSVTYLITTDLAARGLDIPELRHVVHYELPTHETEFTHRNGRTARMHATGTAYLLLPDRGPSDDVPGYVPDDLDTYPLPAKTPPLPAPPAFVTIYVSGGKKNKLSKGDIVGFFIQKGQLANQDLGRIEVGDYMAFAAVRRDRVTDLLARVRDEKMKGKKYKIDVAR, encoded by the coding sequence ATGAATGATGACCAACGTACCCCGCGGGGAGCCGCCCAGCGGAGTGCTGCCCAGCAGGGAGCCGCCCAACCTGCCGTCGCGCAGGTACTCACTGCCCTTGGTATCGACGCCCTGAACCCGATGCAGCTTGCTGCTGAGGCGGCTATCAAGCCCGGCACCGATACGTACCTGATCGCCCCCACGGGGTCGGGCAAGACGCTGGGTTACCTGCTGCCGGTACTGGCCCTGCTCCGCGCCGATCGGCCGGGCGTGCAGTGTCTGGTGTTGGTGCCTTCCCGCGAGCTGGCTATGCAGATCGAGCAGGTCTGGCGCAAGATGGCGACGGGCTTCAAAGTCAACGTTTGTTACGGTGGGCACTCGGCCGAAACGGAAGTGCGCAACCTGAGCAACCCACCGGCTCTGCTGATTGGCACGCCGGGCCGCATCGCCGACCACCTCACCCGCCGCTCCTTCGACCCAACGAGCATCGACACGCTGGTGCTGGATGAGTTCGACAAGTCGCTGACGCTGGGTTTCCACGACGAGATGGCCTACATCATCGACCTGTTGCCCAACCTGCAAACGCGGGTACTGGTATCGGCCACGGCGAGCGTGCGCGTGCCCGACTTCGTAAATCTGCATAAGCCCACCCGGCTCACCTTTGGTACAGAAGAAAGCAACCCCGTTTCGCTGACGCTGAAGGCCGTGCCAACCGCCGGACCCGACGACCGCGAGGCGCTGTTCAAACTGCTCTGCACGTTTGGCGACGATGCGGCCCTGGTATTCTGCAACCTGCGCGAGACCGTTGAGCAACTGACCGATTACCTGAATCGCAACGGTCTGTATGCGGCTGCCTACCACGGCGCTTTGGAGCAGGATGCCCGCGAACGCGCCCTGATCCGGTTTCGCAATGGCAGCGTCACGTACCTGATCACTACCGACCTGGCCGCGCGTGGCCTCGACATCCCCGAACTTCGGCACGTCGTTCATTACGAACTGCCGACCCACGAAACTGAGTTTACGCACCGCAACGGTCGCACCGCCCGGATGCACGCCACCGGCACTGCTTACCTGCTCTTGCCCGACCGCGGACCCTCCGACGACGTACCTGGGTACGTTCCTGACGACCTCGACACGTACCCATTGCCCGCCAAAACGCCACCACTGCCCGCACCACCCGCCTTCGTGACAATCTACGTGAGTGGTGGCAAGAAAAACAAGCTGAGCAAGGGCGATATCGTGGGGTTCTTTATCCAGAAAGGCCAACTCGCCAACCAGGATCTGGGTCGCATCGAAGTGGGCGACTACATGGCTTTTGCTGCCGTTCGCCGCGACCGCGTTACCGATCTGCTCGCCCGCGTTCGGGATGAAAAAATGAAAGGAAAGAAATACAAAATCGACGTGGCGCGGTAG
- a CDS encoding AMP-binding protein: MQMTAPPNSPVTSPTLTDLFLRWEHEKPTQTYLRQPVGDRFIDYTWAEVGQQARRMATYLNALGLPPGSNIGLVSKNCAHWLIADLAILLSGHISVPFYPTLTAEQLHQVLTHSGCPVLFVGKLDNWTGMKAGVPDGVTLVGFPTYGPATDLSDRSDLMAWDEIMAHYEPMTTVARPQPDDLFTIIYTSGTTGTPKGVMIDHQAVSEALFDTRILLKHDTPNARFFSYLPLCHIAERNIVQATSLATGGTVYFAESLDTFAKNLATAKPTHFLAVPRIWTKFQQGVLAKMSQSKLDRLLSIPIVSGLVKKKIRQGLGLNEAVLILTGAAPMPKSLIQWFRRMGIRIQEAYGMTENLGAVSMMPLDDMRDGTVGKHYPGMDVAIAPDTGEILTRSKWLMRGYYKNPDLTREVLQDGWLATGDVGTLDNDGYLTITGRVKEMYKTAKGEYVAPSQIEFGFADNNYVEQICVAGQQLPQPMALVVLSEMGKHAERILVERSLEDTINALNPTLHAYERVRKVVVVRDAWTVDNNMMTPTMKIKRNVIEARYDAQLQPWYNHDQLIIWE; the protein is encoded by the coding sequence ATGCAGATGACCGCTCCACCCAATTCACCGGTTACCTCCCCCACCCTGACGGACCTTTTTTTGAGGTGGGAGCACGAAAAGCCTACGCAAACGTACCTGCGTCAACCCGTGGGCGACCGGTTCATCGACTACACCTGGGCCGAAGTTGGGCAGCAGGCGCGCCGGATGGCCACGTACCTGAACGCGCTGGGGCTACCGCCCGGCAGCAACATCGGGTTGGTCTCGAAAAACTGCGCCCACTGGCTCATTGCCGATCTGGCCATTCTGCTGAGTGGGCATATCTCGGTTCCCTTCTACCCTACCCTCACCGCCGAGCAACTCCATCAGGTGCTCACCCACAGCGGCTGCCCCGTCCTGTTTGTCGGCAAACTGGATAACTGGACGGGCATGAAAGCCGGCGTTCCTGATGGCGTTACTCTCGTAGGTTTTCCCACTTACGGCCCCGCCACCGATCTGTCGGATCGGAGCGACTTGATGGCCTGGGACGAGATTATGGCGCATTATGAGCCCATGACGACCGTTGCCCGCCCGCAACCCGACGATCTGTTCACCATTATCTATACGTCGGGTACGACGGGAACGCCCAAAGGGGTCATGATCGACCATCAGGCCGTATCAGAGGCCTTGTTCGACACCCGCATTCTGCTCAAGCACGATACGCCCAACGCCCGGTTCTTTTCGTACCTGCCGCTTTGCCACATCGCCGAGCGCAACATTGTGCAGGCAACGAGCCTGGCAACGGGCGGCACGGTCTATTTTGCCGAATCGCTCGATACGTTTGCCAAAAACCTGGCGACCGCCAAACCCACGCATTTTCTGGCCGTGCCCCGCATCTGGACCAAGTTTCAGCAGGGTGTGCTGGCCAAAATGTCGCAATCGAAGCTCGACCGCCTGCTCAGCATCCCGATTGTATCGGGGTTGGTAAAGAAGAAGATCCGGCAGGGGCTGGGGCTCAACGAGGCCGTACTCATCCTGACGGGTGCCGCGCCCATGCCCAAATCGCTTATTCAGTGGTTCCGGCGGATGGGCATTCGTATTCAGGAAGCCTACGGAATGACCGAAAACCTCGGGGCCGTATCGATGATGCCCCTCGACGACATGCGCGACGGAACGGTGGGCAAGCACTACCCCGGCATGGACGTGGCTATTGCTCCGGATACGGGCGAGATCCTGACCCGATCAAAGTGGTTGATGCGCGGCTATTACAAAAACCCGGACCTGACCCGCGAGGTCTTACAGGATGGCTGGCTGGCAACGGGCGACGTGGGTACGTTGGACAACGACGGTTACCTGACCATTACGGGGCGCGTGAAGGAGATGTACAAGACGGCCAAAGGCGAATATGTGGCGCCGTCGCAGATCGAGTTTGGCTTTGCCGACAACAATTACGTCGAGCAGATTTGCGTGGCCGGGCAGCAGTTACCGCAGCCGATGGCGCTGGTGGTGCTCTCGGAGATGGGCAAACATGCCGAGCGGATTCTGGTAGAGCGCAGCCTGGAAGACACCATCAACGCACTGAACCCAACCCTCCACGCCTACGAGCGCGTGCGAAAGGTGGTAGTCGTGCGCGACGCCTGGACCGTCGACAACAACATGATGACGCCCACCATGAAGATCAAGCGCAACGTGATCGAAGCGCGCTACGATGCCCAGTTACAGCCGTGGTACAACCACGATCAGTTAATTATCTGGGAATAA
- the lipA gene encoding lipoyl synthase translates to MIELPVIPSEKQRAKRPDWLRVKLPIGPEYAKVRKLVDTYKLHTICESGNCPNMGECWGAGTATFMILGNVCTRSCTFCAVATGRPNEYDADEPRRVAEAIVLMKVKHAVITSVNRDELKDRGAEIWYQTVRAVKEASPTTTIETLIPDTKGNWDALIRMIEGGQEVVSHNMETVERLYRRVRPQARYERSLEQIRRTKDFGKRTKTGIMLGLGETQDEVFKAMDDLVENGCDVLTLGQYLQPTKMHHEVIEWIHPDTFAMYKEAGEQRGIKFVESGPLVRSSYHAERHVNV, encoded by the coding sequence ATGATTGAACTTCCCGTTATCCCTTCCGAAAAACAGCGCGCGAAACGTCCCGACTGGCTGCGGGTGAAACTGCCCATTGGCCCGGAGTATGCGAAGGTTCGGAAGCTGGTTGATACCTATAAACTACATACCATCTGCGAGAGCGGCAATTGCCCCAACATGGGCGAATGCTGGGGCGCAGGGACGGCCACATTCATGATTCTGGGCAACGTCTGTACGCGCAGCTGCACGTTCTGCGCCGTGGCAACGGGCCGACCCAACGAATACGATGCCGATGAGCCGCGTCGCGTGGCCGAAGCCATCGTGCTGATGAAGGTGAAACATGCCGTCATCACGTCGGTTAACCGCGATGAATTGAAAGACCGGGGTGCCGAAATCTGGTACCAGACGGTGCGCGCGGTGAAAGAAGCGTCGCCTACGACCACCATCGAAACGCTGATCCCCGACACCAAAGGCAACTGGGACGCCCTGATCCGTATGATCGAAGGCGGACAAGAGGTAGTGTCGCACAACATGGAAACCGTGGAGCGCCTCTACCGCCGGGTCCGTCCGCAGGCCCGTTATGAACGCAGCCTGGAGCAGATTCGCCGGACCAAAGACTTTGGCAAACGCACCAAAACGGGTATCATGCTCGGGCTGGGCGAAACGCAGGATGAGGTCTTCAAAGCCATGGACGACCTGGTCGAAAACGGCTGCGACGTGCTCACGCTGGGCCAGTACCTGCAACCAACCAAGATGCACCACGAGGTGATCGAATGGATTCATCCCGACACGTTTGCGATGTACAAAGAAGCCGGTGAGCAACGCGGCATCAAGTTCGTGGAGTCGGGGCCGCTGGTCCGGTCGAGCTACCACGCCGAACGCCACGTGAACGTATAA
- the metK gene encoding methionine adenosyltransferase: MPYLFTSESVSEGHPDKVADQISDALIDNFLAFDPSSKVACETLVTTGQVVLAGEIKTETYLDVQKITREVIRKIGYTKSEYMFEANSCGIFSALHDQSADINQGVDREVTNDDFETKANAQGAGDQGMMFGYATNETDNFMPLPLDLSHKILQELSLIRNTEPNLIGYLRPDAKSQVTIEYSDDDRPIRIDTVVVSTQHDDFDSDEAMLAKIREDIINVVIPRVKAKLKPELQGLFNDDITYYINPTGKFVIGGPHGDTGLTGRKIIVDTYGGKGAHGGGAFSGKDPSKVDRSAAYATRHIAKNMVAAGLCDQVLVQVSYAIGVAKPCGLYVNTYGTAKVSMHDGEIAEKIGQLFDMRPYAIEQRLKLRNPIYSETAAYGHMGRKNEVVTKTFGSNGTSKQVEVELFTWEKLDFVDQIKQAFGL; encoded by the coding sequence ATGCCCTATCTATTTACGTCCGAATCTGTTTCAGAAGGACACCCCGACAAAGTCGCCGACCAGATCTCCGACGCACTCATTGATAATTTTCTTGCGTTCGATCCCAGCAGCAAAGTAGCCTGCGAAACGCTGGTCACGACGGGGCAGGTCGTGTTGGCGGGTGAGATCAAAACCGAAACCTACCTCGACGTGCAGAAGATTACGCGGGAAGTGATCCGCAAGATCGGCTACACCAAGAGCGAGTACATGTTTGAAGCGAACTCGTGCGGGATTTTCTCGGCGCTTCACGACCAATCAGCCGACATCAATCAGGGCGTTGACCGGGAGGTGACCAACGACGACTTCGAGACAAAAGCCAACGCGCAGGGTGCCGGTGATCAGGGCATGATGTTTGGCTACGCCACCAACGAGACCGACAACTTCATGCCGTTGCCGCTCGATCTGTCGCACAAGATCCTCCAGGAACTGTCGCTGATTCGCAACACCGAGCCGAACCTGATCGGCTACCTCCGTCCCGATGCCAAATCGCAGGTGACGATCGAGTACTCCGACGATGACCGGCCCATTCGGATCGATACCGTGGTAGTATCCACCCAACACGACGATTTTGATTCGGACGAGGCGATGCTGGCGAAAATCCGCGAAGACATCATCAACGTGGTGATCCCGCGTGTGAAAGCCAAGCTGAAGCCCGAATTGCAGGGCCTTTTCAACGACGATATCACCTATTACATCAACCCCACGGGTAAGTTCGTTATTGGCGGTCCGCATGGCGATACGGGCCTGACGGGCCGGAAAATCATCGTGGATACCTACGGCGGGAAAGGCGCACACGGTGGCGGCGCGTTTTCGGGGAAAGACCCCTCGAAAGTCGACCGTTCAGCGGCCTACGCGACCCGGCACATCGCCAAAAACATGGTCGCCGCGGGCCTGTGCGATCAGGTGCTGGTGCAGGTATCGTATGCCATCGGCGTGGCTAAACCCTGCGGACTGTATGTCAATACGTACGGCACGGCCAAGGTGTCGATGCACGACGGCGAGATTGCCGAAAAAATCGGTCAGCTATTCGACATGCGGCCGTACGCCATCGAGCAACGGCTCAAGCTGCGCAACCCGATCTATTCAGAAACGGCTGCCTACGGGCACATGGGCCGCAAAAACGAGGTAGTTACCAAAACCTTCGGCTCAAACGGCACGAGCAAGCAGGTCGAAGTAGAACTGTTCACCTGGGAGAAACTCGACTTCGTCGATCAGATCAAACAGGCGTTTGGGCTGTGA
- a CDS encoding curlin-associated protein has translation MQRIILTGLTLLAVAAAAQAQNTSTLSQNGNNQSATFLQTGNGNVATVRQLTGPASTPNVGNVASVTQTANASPTNQVFIDQLNGADYNQATIQQSGGSNNRAAIEQKGGNGFRSGGSTLLAPGLGSAPLATDGNYGSIRQVGSGNNQTNIYQNAGPLGGSGANYGNIVQLGDNNGLTVIDQQNNSTQNRAQIEQGLIDAAGTANSAVVRQGDNSRLNLGVIKQAGESHTAEVLQTSVSAENEARIDQSGQSGLALVYQTGDATNNQAGVTQISNSAQPNAAIIYQTDQSYYNQADIQQAGANSVAQIIQNVGAANNVATIEQGATGNNNLATIQQTYAWEGGSAGSTMSYGSGSTVSIQQNLTSSSTLGNVAVVEQGFINGLSPVDGSTIVTKKSVVTIGQENDANVAQIQQGGENNQVTATQSGYSTIKGIDNGQLINNFAQQIGNNNTLTVTQAGSVSVQNLANIYQVGSFNTSTVIQTLPGQQ, from the coding sequence ATGCAACGTATTATACTTACAGGTCTGACGCTGCTGGCTGTTGCCGCTGCTGCACAAGCGCAGAACACGTCGACGCTCAGCCAGAACGGCAACAACCAATCGGCCACCTTTTTACAGACGGGCAATGGCAATGTCGCTACCGTTCGGCAACTTACCGGACCGGCTTCGACGCCCAACGTCGGTAACGTGGCCTCGGTGACACAAACGGCCAACGCCAGCCCGACCAATCAGGTATTTATTGATCAACTCAACGGGGCTGATTACAACCAGGCTACCATTCAGCAATCAGGCGGCAGCAACAACCGCGCTGCCATTGAACAGAAGGGAGGCAATGGCTTCCGGAGTGGTGGCTCAACGCTACTGGCGCCCGGGCTGGGCAGCGCCCCGCTGGCCACCGACGGCAACTACGGATCCATCCGGCAGGTGGGTAGCGGCAACAACCAGACGAATATTTACCAGAACGCCGGGCCATTGGGCGGCAGCGGGGCCAACTACGGCAACATCGTTCAACTGGGCGATAACAACGGCCTGACCGTCATCGACCAACAGAATAACTCGACCCAGAACCGCGCGCAGATCGAGCAGGGGCTTATCGATGCCGCCGGAACCGCCAACAGCGCCGTTGTGCGGCAAGGCGATAACAGCCGCCTTAACCTGGGGGTAATCAAGCAGGCGGGCGAAAGCCACACGGCCGAAGTGTTACAAACCAGCGTAAGCGCCGAAAACGAAGCCCGTATCGATCAGTCGGGGCAGTCGGGTCTGGCGCTGGTGTACCAAACGGGCGACGCCACCAACAACCAGGCGGGGGTGACGCAGATCAGCAATTCGGCCCAGCCCAACGCGGCTATCATCTACCAAACCGACCAGAGCTACTACAACCAGGCCGATATTCAGCAGGCGGGCGCTAACAGTGTCGCGCAGATCATTCAGAATGTTGGCGCGGCCAATAACGTCGCGACCATCGAGCAGGGTGCTACGGGCAACAATAACCTGGCTACCATCCAGCAAACGTACGCCTGGGAGGGGGGCAGCGCTGGGTCTACCATGTCGTATGGCAGTGGCAGCACGGTGAGCATTCAGCAAAACCTCACCTCCAGCAGTACCCTCGGCAACGTAGCCGTGGTGGAGCAGGGCTTCATCAACGGGTTGTCGCCGGTTGATGGCTCAACGATCGTTACCAAGAAAAGCGTGGTCACGATTGGGCAGGAAAACGACGCAAACGTGGCGCAGATACAGCAGGGTGGTGAAAACAACCAGGTGACGGCCACGCAGAGCGGCTACAGCACGATCAAGGGCATCGACAATGGTCAGTTGATCAACAACTTTGCGCAACAGATTGGCAACAACAATACGCTGACCGTGACGCAGGCCGGCAGCGTCTCGGTGCAGAATTTGGCTAATATCTATCAGGTCGGGAGCTTCAACACGAGCACCGTGATCCAGACGTTGCCGGGTCAGCAGTAG
- a CDS encoding lycopene cyclase family protein, with translation MKKYDYIIAGGGMAGLSLAYYISQSKLRDKSILIVDKEAKDQNDRTWCFWERETGPFEPVLFRKWNTVDFYGTTLSGSLNIGDYQYKMLRGIDFYDHVKAHLAQFSNIEFRLGTVNRMKDTADGGFLIVDDEPMIADLIFDSTHPLNLRDPANHNLLQHFKGWVITAQKPCFDVARPRMMDFRVAQEGDCRFLYVLPFDEKTAMVEYTIFNDHLLTPEQYEQSLRTYIDTYIDTGGYQISETEFGVIPMSDVPTPEHPGDHIVRIGTAGGYTKPSTGYTFQRTQQNLRELVNMLAATGRPERRKPWLMQTFKGLLDSVLLNVLQYKRHPADDIFTRLYERNPPARIFRFLDEETSLWEDLRIMSTVPLGPFTVGAFDVMRKRVF, from the coding sequence ATGAAGAAATACGATTATATCATTGCGGGCGGCGGTATGGCTGGCCTGAGCCTGGCGTATTACATCAGTCAGTCGAAACTGCGCGATAAGTCGATCCTGATCGTCGATAAGGAGGCCAAAGACCAGAACGACCGAACCTGGTGTTTCTGGGAGCGCGAGACGGGGCCCTTTGAACCCGTTTTGTTCCGTAAGTGGAATACCGTCGATTTTTACGGCACCACGCTGTCGGGATCGCTCAACATCGGCGACTATCAATACAAGATGCTGCGTGGTATCGACTTCTACGACCACGTCAAAGCTCATCTGGCCCAGTTTTCCAACATCGAGTTTCGGTTGGGGACGGTCAACCGGATGAAAGATACGGCCGACGGCGGCTTTCTGATCGTAGACGACGAGCCGATGATCGCCGACCTGATTTTCGACAGCACGCACCCGCTGAACCTGCGCGATCCGGCCAACCACAACCTGCTGCAACATTTTAAAGGATGGGTCATTACGGCCCAGAAACCGTGTTTCGACGTGGCACGCCCGCGCATGATGGACTTCCGCGTGGCGCAGGAAGGCGACTGCCGGTTTCTATATGTCCTGCCGTTCGACGAAAAAACGGCGATGGTCGAGTACACCATCTTCAACGACCACCTGCTCACGCCCGAGCAGTACGAACAGTCGCTCCGCACCTACATCGACACTTACATTGATACGGGCGGCTATCAGATCAGCGAGACCGAGTTCGGCGTGATCCCCATGTCGGACGTACCCACGCCCGAACATCCTGGTGATCACATCGTCCGGATTGGTACGGCGGGGGGCTACACCAAACCGTCGACGGGCTACACCTTTCAACGTACCCAGCAGAATCTGCGCGAACTGGTGAATATGCTGGCCGCTACAGGTCGCCCTGAACGCCGTAAACCGTGGCTCATGCAGACGTTTAAAGGCCTGCTCGATAGTGTGCTGCTGAACGTGTTGCAGTACAAACGGCACCCCGCCGACGACATTTTTACGCGCCTGTATGAGCGCAACCCGCCCGCCCGCATCTTCCGGTTCCTCGACGAAGAAACGTCGCTCTGGGAGGATCTGCGCATTATGAGCACCGTACCGCTGGGCCCCTTTACCGTCGGGGCGTTCGATGTGATGCGGAAGCGGGTGTTCTAA
- a CDS encoding NAD-dependent succinate-semialdehyde dehydrogenase → MFQTINPYTQQILAQYEADTPDRVLAKLDRAHTDQPHWAARSFAERGQYFRRLATYLRQEQARLAELITQEMGKIIGESKNEIEKCASQCDYYAEQAEALLQADNVPTEAQRSLITYEPVGVVLAIMPWNFPFWQVFRYAVPALMAGNTTLLKPAPNTFGCGLALQEAFGAVGFPEGIFQTLITDVDAIETLLADDRVGMVTLTGSERAGSAVAAQAGRSIKKSVLELGGSDPLIVLADADLDKAAEAAVQSRMSNAGQVCIAAKRFLVESSVKAAFTEKVAARIGQLRQGDPTDPTTQVGPMARLDLAEQLDRQLQTAMAQGATLLVGGRRDGCNFQPVLLDEVTPGSIVFQEETFGPLATITEVSDAEQAVRLANQTRYGLSATIWTSDTAKAEQMARQLAAGSVFINAVVRSDSRLPIGGVKKSGYGRELAEAGIREFCHPKVIYVA, encoded by the coding sequence ATGTTCCAAACCATCAATCCTTACACTCAACAGATCCTTGCGCAGTATGAGGCCGACACGCCCGACCGCGTACTGGCTAAGCTCGACCGCGCCCATACCGATCAACCCCACTGGGCCGCGCGTTCATTCGCCGAACGTGGCCAGTATTTCCGGCGGCTGGCTACGTACCTGCGGCAGGAGCAGGCTCGGCTGGCCGAGTTGATCACGCAGGAAATGGGCAAGATCATTGGCGAATCGAAGAACGAAATCGAGAAATGCGCCAGTCAGTGCGACTACTATGCCGAGCAAGCCGAAGCCCTGCTGCAAGCCGACAACGTACCCACGGAAGCGCAGCGCAGCCTGATCACCTACGAGCCTGTGGGTGTCGTGCTGGCCATCATGCCCTGGAATTTTCCGTTCTGGCAGGTGTTCCGCTACGCCGTACCGGCGCTGATGGCCGGCAACACCACCCTGCTCAAGCCAGCCCCCAATACGTTTGGCTGCGGCCTCGCGCTTCAGGAGGCCTTTGGGGCGGTGGGCTTTCCAGAGGGCATTTTTCAAACGCTGATCACCGACGTGGACGCCATTGAAACGTTACTGGCCGATGATCGCGTGGGTATGGTGACCCTCACGGGTTCAGAGCGGGCGGGGAGTGCCGTGGCGGCGCAGGCCGGACGGTCGATCAAGAAATCGGTGCTGGAACTGGGCGGTAGCGACCCCCTTATCGTGCTGGCCGACGCCGACCTCGACAAAGCCGCCGAGGCCGCCGTGCAGTCGCGTATGAGCAATGCCGGGCAGGTGTGCATTGCGGCCAAACGGTTCCTGGTCGAATCGTCCGTAAAAGCGGCGTTTACCGAAAAAGTGGCGGCGCGGATTGGGCAGTTACGCCAGGGCGACCCCACCGACCCAACCACGCAGGTTGGCCCAATGGCCCGCCTCGATCTGGCTGAACAACTCGACCGGCAGCTCCAGACCGCGATGGCGCAGGGAGCCACGCTGCTGGTGGGCGGGCGCCGCGACGGGTGTAATTTTCAGCCCGTGCTGCTCGACGAGGTAACGCCCGGCTCCATCGTTTTTCAGGAAGAAACCTTTGGGCCACTGGCCACTATCACCGAAGTGTCGGATGCCGAGCAGGCTGTTCGGCTGGCCAACCAGACCCGCTATGGCCTCAGCGCCACCATCTGGACCAGCGACACGGCCAAAGCCGAGCAGATGGCCCGCCAGCTAGCCGCGGGTAGTGTCTTCATCAACGCCGTGGTTCGCTCCGATTCGCGCCTGCCCATTGGGGGCGTGAAGAAATCGGGCTACGGGCGTGAATTGGCCGAAGCCGGCATTCGGGAGTTTTGCCACCCGAAGGTGATCTACGTTGCCTGA